One Microbispora sp. ZYX-F-249 genomic window, TCACGTCCAAGGACATCGCCCAGGTCGCCCCGCCCGCTGAGCGGAACAGTCTGTGGTAGCCGGCAGCCGCGCCATTGTCCGGGAGCGCGGGTCCGGCCTGCCTGGATCACGGGCCCATGTTGCACTCCGCCAG contains:
- a CDS encoding dsRBD fold-containing protein, which produces MGDELATARALADMTDKLLVITSKDIAQVAPPAERNSLW